The following are from one region of the Salvia splendens isolate huo1 chromosome 2, SspV2, whole genome shotgun sequence genome:
- the LOC121788598 gene encoding pentatricopeptide repeat-containing protein At3g04760, chloroplastic-like yields the protein MTTALCAEFCPHRLLFTRHKIPPYTSLFRCRSNGDSLLTNSTNLDTLKVKLSTEARPNHVSAYTDFKEAHFLKLLHRSCKAGNYDEGLYFLECMVNLGYKADVILCTKLIKGFFSSKNVDKAAKAMRILERYGEPDIYAYNAFVSGLCKANMIDSANQVLSRMRKRGFAPDIVTYNIMIGSLCNRGKLSLALKMMDDLLADKNCQPTVITYTILIEAMILEGGIGEAMKIFDEMLARGLQPDMYTYNTIIRGMCRCGLMDEAFEFVRSLTSRGCKPDVISYNILLRTLLNQGRWDEGGRLMEEMFAAGCELNVVTYSILISSLCREGQLEEAINMLKIMMDEGLSPDTYTYDPLISALCKEGRLDLAIAFLDYMVSSCCFPDIVNYNTILSALCKNGNADEALEVFGKLAENGCPPDVSTYNTMVSALWNSGDRGRALVLVSEMIGKGIDPDEITYNSLISCLCRDGMVDKAVELLGDMESSEFIPSVVTYNIVILGLCKVRRISDAIRILAEMVRKGCQPNETTYVLLVEGVGFAGWRAEAMELANSLCRRNAISNQALTRLHRTFPVNHAYAGGSART from the coding sequence ATGACTACAGCTCTCTGTGCTGAATTCTGTCCTCACCGCCTCCTCTTCACCCGCCACAAAATCCCTCCCTACACCTCCCTTTTCAGATGCAGAAGCAACGGAGATTCCCTATTAACCAACTCCACAAATCTAGACACACTCAAGGTTAAGCTTTCCACTGAAGCTAGGCCCAATCATGTCTCCGCTTACACCGATTTCAAAGAAGCCCATTTCTTGAAACTTCTCCACCGATCCTGCAAAGCCGGGAACTACGATGAAGGCCTTTACTTTCTTGAATGTATGGTCAATTTGGGCTACAAAGCAGATGTCATTCTCTGCACCAAGCTCATCAAGGGCTTCTTCAGCTCCAAAAACGTCGACAAAGCTGCCAAAGCGATGAGGATTCTTGAGAGATACGGCGAGCCCGATATCTACGCTTACAATGCCTTTGTCAGTGGCTTGTGCAAAGCTAATATGATTGATTCTGCTAATCAGGTACTGAGCCGGATGCGGAAGAGAGGCTTTGCACCTGACATTGTCACCTATAACATTATGATTGGCAGCCTTTGCAATCGAGGGAAGCTTAGTTTAGCTTTGAAGATGATGGATGATTTGTTAGCGGACAAGAATTGTCAGCCTACTGTCATCACCTACACTATCTTGATTGAGGCCATGATTCTTGAAGGCGGGATTGGTGAGGCCATGAAGATCTTTGATGAGATGCTGGCTAGAGGGCTGCAGCCTGATATGTATACTTACAATACCATTATTAGAGGGATGTGTAGGTGTGGATTGATGGATGAGGCTTTCGAGTTTGTTAGGAGCTTGACGAGTCGAGGGTGCAAGCCCGATGTGATCTCGTATAACATCTTGTTGAGGACTCTGCTGAATCAGGGGAGGTGGGATGAGGGGGGGAGGTTGATGGAGGAGATGTTTGCAGCTGGGTGTGAGCTGAATGTAGTCACCTACAGCATTCTGATCAGTTCGCTGTGTCGGGAGGGGCAGCTGGAGGAGGCCATCAACATGTTGAAGATCATGATGGATGAGGGGCTGAGCCCGGATACTTATACCTATGATCCGTTGATCTCGGCTCTGTGCAAGGAAGGGAGATTGGATTTGGCAATAGCGTTCTTGGATTACATGGTCTCGAGTTGCTGCTTTCCTGATATAGTGAACTACAATACTATACTATCAGCATTGTGCAAGAATGGCAATGCTGATGAGGCTTTGGAGGTCTTTGGGAAGCTTGCTGAGAACGGGTGCCCCCCGGATGTGAGCACCTATAACACGATGGTGAGCGCGTTGTGGAACTCTGGGGACCGGGGTAGAGCCCTGGTGCTCGTCTCGGAGATGATAGGGAAGGGGATTGATCCTGATGAGATCACTTACAATTCTCTTATATCATGTCTGTGTAGAGATGGGATGGTGGATAAGGCTGTTGAGTTGTTGGGAGATATGGAGAGTAGTGAGTTTATACCATCGGTTGTCACTTATAACATTGTCATTCTTGGACTGTGCAAAGTTCGTAGGATCAGTGATGCTATTAGAATACTGGCGGAGATGGTTAGGAAGGGCTGCCAGCCTAATGAGACGACGTATGTTCTGCTAGTCGAGGGTGTGGGGTTTGCAGGGTGGCGAGCAGAGGCCATGGAGCTTGCAAACTCTCTATGTAGGAGAAATGCTATATCCAATCAGGCGTTGACGCGTCTTCATAGAACGTTTCCCGTGAATCATGCTTATGCAGGAGGCTCTGCTAGAACATAA